The Pungitius pungitius chromosome 4, fPunPun2.1, whole genome shotgun sequence nucleotide sequence ACCAATAGATGGCACATCTACTGTGATCAGAAGGTTCACCATGGCTTCAACATATTCGCTCCAAATCACATACTTACAActgcaacaacacacagaggcATTCAATTGGGAAATCCCACTTACTCATACTAGTGCACCTTGAATTTTGCTCACATATTTGCTGAGcagaggattgtgggtcagAATATCCAGGAAAGCACGCTTGTTTGCATACTATGAAATGTGACTGGACTAGGTAGGACATACTGCTATTTTTTATGCATACAGCCTTGGACATTCTCTGTATTGGGACATACCCAATAGCATAGTAGTATGGATATTGGAACCAAGAGAAGGCTTAATTGTAGGAGGAAACATCAGGAGAAACCAGGAGAACATGGTCAAACATATTACATCATGATTAAATAAAAGTGGAGATATGAATCTTTTACTCACAAAAAGAGGAATTTTGATGCTATTTATTGGCATGAAATCATCATAAAATCTGGTAAGCAAAACGGACACGGCGAAAAAATTCACAGTAAAAAGTTTTATTGCTACTTGGCTTAaagttattttgaaaaacagcgTGTCTGCTAGAAACTAATGATAGCAgcatttcaaaaaataaaaaataaccgtCTTCCACAATTCTGTCTGATAAACAGCAAAAGTCCCCATTGTTGGACCTGTTCCTAAATAATACACTTTTGATTATAATcttaattaaaattaattaataatctGCAATTATCTGCAAATCtaaaaacttcaaaatattagATATGATTTATTTGTACAAAAAGGAGCATATTTTATATGTAGTCAATGCTTTTATGTTTGGATTTATATTCAGGGCATGCTTTCAACGTTAAATACATCTTTAATTAGTACCGTCAACAAAAGTACCACTATGAGAGACAGTTTTAACTGGAAATTCCCAATCACTTTGGATTCTGTAGAGAGGGAAATGTAAAATTGCATGAGATAAGGAAGTACAAAAAACACCAGTTTCTTGGCATCAAGAAAAAATATTCAAGCATTTCtagaaaataatgtaaaatacagAAAGGAACCGTGAGATTAAAGAATGGCTACTTTGGTCACATGTTAAACAACTGGATCTTGGATCCGTTTCATTCCCCATACACTCAATCCATTATTCACACAGGCATGCATATACTTACTGAAGCTTCATTTTACAACACAGACATTTTGCGATGTTGTTGTACAGGGAGCTCGTCAAGTTGTGCAGAGAGGAAACGATACCTTCCAGTTAAGAAATGAATTGTTGCCTACTCAAATGCCCGTACTCTAGATTTTGGTGCTCAAAGGGGAAGGGGAACCTTTCCCTACTGGACCCCCTCCGCTAAAGAGTTAAAGGGAATATCTGAAGCCAGTGCAGTGTAGCGTGTGCTCCCTCTGCCTGTATGTATGCACACAGTCTGCACATGTACATGAAGACAGAACGATCCACATTCAAATATACTTCAGGTCAGACACAGTTCATAGGACAGGACAGTAGGTGAATATATGGTGTGTACCAGACAACAGACAGAATTAATTAACTACTAGAAATGGGAAAATAGCAGTGAAAGTTGCAGTGCGAACAAAATACAACTAGGGACATactcagaaaatgaaaaagagcaaTACACTGTGCAAACACGATcccatatcacacacacatcatacaTAAACCagtcattattcattttcagaCATATTGAGAAATAGGGTCCTTGAAGTTTTAGGTTATGAAAATGAAGCTCTGATATACTGTACTTTGCATATTTGTATAAGCCATTTCCCACAATTTAGTTTCAAATTGGAAAGGTCAATTTCTTCTCTTCGAACACGTGTGCCAGTACTATTCACAATCACAATCTGTCTTTCAGCCTTTCTAGCTGCACTTGTAGTTCGCATCCATGTTTCGGTGCCGTCAGTCCAGACCCCCGACACATGGCGTCAGTCCCGGGTGTCTGACATCTCAGACACCTCCCAGTCCCATCAGTAAAGTGAAAGGAAGCAATTGCTTAGCCGCATTACCAATTATGGTTTCTTAttctaaattaaaatgaattacatttttctaaagaaaaagaaaaacaacttcaTTTGGAATCCATGTCTGAATCCTAAATGAGGACAACAATGGCTGCTTGATGTGGGTTATGGTAGGCTAATGCTTGCGTTGGATGTAATTATAATGGGGAGGtttcaaaaaacatttccacgTAGGCCAGATGTCGAGGAATCAATCATCACATTGTTTCAAGCCAAGATCAATCTgggttataaataaaaaaaacaatacgaaCTGTATTGACTTGTATCCTGCCagtggaggaaggggaggagctaATTCGTAAGAATAAATTAGGTGAATAGTGTTAGTGTGAGTAGTTGAAAACATATTTAGTGCCCTTTGAGGTACTGATGtctaatatataaatatctttcAGTAAAATCTGGATGTTATTGAATGCTGCGCTTAAATAAAATAAGGAATGTTTGTCACATTGAAAACGTCCATGAAGTGAATGTGAATTGTCTCGTTGTCACTCTAAGTAAGCACAGTTTGTGTTAGCTATGTAATCATGGACAAGAGGTGATATGTTCGACTGAGGGAAGCCCCAATAATAAAAGCACACTATGTTGAAAAATAGCTCATATATTAAACTCAAATATATATTACTCTGAATATCACTATTCTATATGTACAAAGTGCTTTTTAATTGTGAGACAATACAAGAAAGGATTCAGACTCACACATCAATTAAGGCTTCATGATTGACTTATCACTCATTCTCGTGGAGCAAAGAAAGGGCCGAGGGGCTGCTTCACCAAACCACACGGCGACACATAGAACATGGGATGAAACAACGGACTTCTCCTTTCAAAAATACTGAGAAGTGTTTACTTTAAGGCTAAAGGGGAACACTGAAAAGGTGCAGCTTTGCAACAAATGTAGATTTGCCAGAACTGCAGCACTACTGACTTGGAGTGGTTACCAAAAATATTCACGTAATGTGATAATCAGCTTTGGCCTTCTCAAAACACAGCAGCCCCGGCACAGCTGCTTTCTCTTTTGGCACGAGGTGGGAAGGTTCAAGAAGGGGCAAACTGAGGCGGCCAGGGCTCCTTTACACTGACCTGATGAgtcaaaggttttcttttgttttactttcaacTGAGATGAATATGATTCATCTTAcaaatattagaaaaaaaatggagatgACTATGAAGTGACAATATTACCAGCTGAACAGCTTGGAACTTAATATAGGAAAATGCCTTTATATACTTTTAGTAACGTACTGGACCTGTGCATTCTATTGGTGCACtgataatcattattattattatgtcaacTGTGTGATCCATAGTATTGAACCCTGATCAGGAAATGGCACATATGCAATACTtggaagcaaaaagaaaattgtttctTTGTCCCTAATGTCTGCGCTTACTTGTAGGACTCTGGGTCAAACTTAGTGGGATCTTTTGAACACAGACCTGATTTGGTTGCCtttgtaatttaatgtaatggGCCATCTGGATGTGTAGGCAGTGCATTACAGAGCaaagtagaaataaatgtttgctattttgtaaaaaataaacaattgaaTCTGATTCCAAGGACATGAACAGATGTTTACATGTTCAATAGAGCAGCAGCCCCTTAAATATACGCAATACCAGTGGACATATCTTAAAGTACATATCAATACTGCTTTCATCCTTCATctcttgaaaaaaatgaaataagaaatgATCTCCAAACATCCTGGGGTCCACTAATCTGGCACCATAAAACTAAACTTGAATTCCTCTATGCAGTTTTAACCATTCGATCGTGCACCGTCACATGGGATTTTGAACTCTTCAACATCTCTGCTCTGTACAGTTGAATGACtttgaaatcatttttgacAGCTATTCAAAATGCATTGTTCTGAAAAGCGATACTTTTCAATCTTGGTGTCAGCAGCTCAAGGACGCCACATCAGTCGGCTGCTATTTGCTAGTGTGTACTATATTGTATAGAATTAATTAATCCTATATAGACAATTCTATACATATTGTGTgggaatgttaaaaataaaacccaacCATAAAGTTTCTGGCTATGTAAATACAGTTTCTTTCTCTTGTGCCTTACAAGTATTCATACTGTCTGATTTCCATTATAAGCCACAGGAAGAGCAGGAGAGCAGAAGCTGTGCCAGTGCAGGTCTTCTGGAGACACCGTCCCTCCTCTGAAATTAACTAACGAGCTCACACCCCCAAACACAGCTTGGATGTGGGAGCGCTTTAGGCTGAGTCGTCTGCAGTAGGCACTTTTTCAAGTTTCAGTCACAGGACTTCTCTTCAGGACCACGGAGCCTTCTGAGACGAGGTTTGATCTCCCCGTCACACCCTCCAGGTTGCTTTCTCTCCAAGTAAAGGGAAATGTTGCTGACGCGTTTTAACAGATGAGGTATCCCGTCTCAAGTCAGGCTTGTTTTGGTCAATGATAATGACATTTTAGGAACTGGGATTTTGGTTGCTCCAAATGTCTTTGACACTCGGATATGAATGGCAACTTGAATTGGAATATCCCCCATGTGTTTGTGAAAAATCTCCACTTCTTCCCTGAAATGGCACCATCACAGAATTCCAGCCATATGACGCTGTgctaccccctcccccccctccccctcctctccccacacaCAGCACTCTCCCTCTAGAGGGCGGTATCGTAGACTTCATGCTGTGGGAGGGGCACCGGTCCTGGACCTGGGACCAGGTTAGAAGGAAATGCAGGCGGGTGTGAATGGTCCCACACAGAGTCTTTACAGGAAGGGGGTATGGCTGCTAAAGGGGCCAAAGGGAGGGCAGAGACTAGAGCGCTGTGGCCTCGTAGCTGCTCCCTGACCTCCTGCTCCAGACTCGGAGGCACAATGAGCTGGTCCTCAGGGTCCTGTTGTGCTGGGGCAGTGAAGTAGCCGGATTTCTTCTTCGGAGCCTCCAGCGCCACCTCAATGAGGTTGTGACTGTCCTCGGGGGCCACCACGGAGCCGTTGGACAGCTTCTTCCCGAACAGGCTGGATGTGGAAGGAGACTTTTTGAGGTCTGCcatctctctcccacacacggCCAGAAGGCAGCCGTTTGTGGCAGAAACCACCACGCTGTTCTGCCTGCGCATTTTGCCATTGGGATAGTCGAGGTCCGAGTCTTTGGAGCTCTCAGGGAGCCCTGAGCGTAGCTGGAAAGCACAACAGTGAATGTCAACCTCTACTTCCAACTTGCTGCCATTGGAGATGACACCCTCGAGTGGAGCTTCGTCGTCACTGTCCAAGCCGTTGTCAGAGTGGTTGCTTGAGAACGTAGTGCAGGACGGCTGCCGCTGGAATAGGCCCAGATGGGTTCCTGCCCCAACTGCGCCCGGCACCATGATCCCACACAGTGTGGTAGCAGGGTGGAGGCTACAGCGTCTCTCCGGGCGGGATGCCGGCGCCGAGGACGGGTGCTCGTCCGAAGCGGTGGACCCCGCCTCGCTGCCCATCTCCGAGGTGGACGCCTCACTGTTGAGCTCGGCGACATTGCCGCCGTTGGATGAAAGGGCGACTGGGTCAGTGGGGCCCAGGGTCACGGTCACAGGGGCCGGCGCAGCGATGGGAGGGGGACACCGCGGTTCGGTGGAGGAGACGGGCGGCTCGCAGGTACAGCTGTCCTCCACAATGTGCAGGGATACCACCGCAGCCTCAATGTTGTCCTTGCACCCATAACTCTGAGCGAGTGAACACAGCTTCTTGGCAGCGGCGCGAGGATCCCGCACGGCCTGCACAGTGCACACGGCCTCCTGGTACGAGACCCGTTCAAACAGCGCTCGATTCCCCAGGATCAAGAACTCATCCTTGGTACAGAGGGGCTCAGTGTGCACCCAGGGCTTTGGAAGCACCCAAGGAGACAGATAAGAGCAGCCTAGCAGGCGAGAGCAGCATGTCACGCCACTCACTTTGTTGTCCTGTAATACACAAGCGCCATTAGGATTGTAGATGCACTCACAGCTTCATAAAATAAACACCTGTGAATATGAAGCTGCACACACCACAAGTGCCACATTATGGTTATGGTGTAGAAACAGGAATCAAACATAATTAGAAGCCGTGCATTACCTCGGTAATAATGGCTTTACTGAGTTTaactctctccatctcctcggTGCAGTTCTCCAAGCTGTAAACCTTAGAGAGAGGTACAGGTCGGCCGTCCCGGCACAACACTGCCTGGCAGGTGCCCACGTTGGCCACGGTGAGGCTGAAGTAGCCTCCTGGATCTGAAGGCTCGTGGTGAATATAACACAGCAAGGCAGAAGCACCCAGTTTCTGGCCAGCCATTCCTAGTTTCCTGTGCAACACACAAAGAGCGCTGCTTAGACACTCAGCCTACAAAACTACAGTAAGACTGCAATTGTGTATTTGtaaaaaatcagacaaaaaaGTGTCTTACCTGTGTGAGGTGAGGAAAGTGTTGCACATATACACACTGTCAATACTGGAGTGCTGCAGCTCCTCGCATAGCACATCTCCCATGGTGCATTGCAGCAGCCGAGGTACTTCCTCATTGCGGTCTCCGTCAAAGATACCATAACACGCCTCCACGCCGTCCCCAAACTGGTCCACGGccagtacagacacacacaacctgtCCCAAAAAATAGATCCATAGATGACTCAGCGCCTACCAGAGGTAAACAAAGTATACATTGAGCAATGCAGAGCTGCAGCTCCGGGGTCAAGGGGTGACAGCTGATAAAAGATGCCGCTGTATGGGTCCCCGTGGGGGCCATGGCCCCGGAGGAGGAGCCTCTCAACAATGATGCGCTTAACATTGTTACAGATATTAAATCCAATTGATTTATTAGGCCCCACTGCTCCAGCTACGCTTATGATTCTGATATTAACTCCTTGGAAGACACTTCCTTAGTGCTTGTACGGCAAGATCTAAACAGGGAGTTTATCCGATGCGGCAAAATGAGATTCAAAGACGGTTTCTGTGCTCAACAACGCACAAACAGATGTTGTTGACACTGCGGCCATTGTGTCATTTAATCTACTTGCAAATCCCAAGTGAAATAGATGATGTCTGCATTTATGGGAAATTAGGGCCTTtacttttgaaaagaaacaaaggaaagacacagaaacaaaacgcAGTGCTCACTTGTTTCTTTGGCCGCTCATTTCAGAGTAGCCGTGGTTCCATGGAGTGGGTCCACTCTGTGAGTCTCCTGCTGACATGGTGGATTTCTGGTCTAATTTCAAAGTGGTGATGTgactaaaaaagaagaaatatagTTATATATTAATAGGTGGAATTGTATAGTAAATCTACGCACATGCTCCACTTCCTTAGACAGTTATGTAACGTTTTGTGTGTATTGATTCTGCTTCACGTATAACAACCAACTGGTCAGGGTTTCATTCCTCACCTGAAGAGATTGAGGGTTTTGTGTTCCAGCAGCAGGCTGCTGTTGCCTGTCAGGTCCAGCTCTTGCAGAGTGGAAGGCAGCGAGTCCGGCAGCTGGATCTCAGTCAGCTCGTTACAGCTTAGATCTACAAGCTGCAAACGTACAACTTAACCGTGAGCTGACCCGGGCTGAACATTACAATACACACACTGCAAGTAAAGCCAGAGAATGTCTGACCTTAATCTCAGGCAGGTTGAGGATCTCTGGAAAGACGGTAATGTTGTTGGAGTGTGCTATGAGGGTATGCAGTCTCTTACAGCTGGACACAGTAGAGGGGATAGCCTTTAGCTTGTTGCCACTTAGATTGAGCTCCTCCAGCATTTCCAGCTTACTCAGTTTACTGAAGTCACACgaacaaagtgaagaaaaatacaGTTAGTAGAATGGAAATGATCATTAACACCGATTGCCGTGACAGCCAAAGTAACACACCTGGCGGGGAAGGAGAGCAACTGGTTGTAGGCAATATGAAGGACCCGCAGGTTCTGATGTCCGACCAACAGAGCTCCGCAGTTCTCCTTCAGGTGGTTGGCCGTCAGGTAGAGCTCTTGCAGCGTGCTGAGGCTCTCCTCGGATGGGCTGCTGGCAGGAATGCTGTCCAGGGCATTGGCTGACACATTTAAGTATTTTAGGCTGTGACCGAAGACAAATCAACATTAGTCAgttaaagaaaaacagtttgCAGCTATTCAACATAGATTATCCATCTAATTCACAGTGGATTTGAAGAAGGAGGTGCTAAGTATAGATGCACCAGTTTTAACAGCCTCATTCACATACAGTTCCTACAGTGCTGGACTAACCATGACAATGAATCAATGACACATGGACTGTCCTCTAGATTGCGGAAATGAAACAAAGCCAACCAACTACAAACTCAGCATTGTCTTATTATTTACGAGctttttttgtatgtgtttagtaatgcattacatttttttctaaatttgtaAGACAGATGTAATTGTATGGACAAGATAGATTTAAAATTCCTACTAAGCATTGATTAATATACTGTTGAACAGCCACCAAGAGGAGGAAAGTTTGAGGTCCACATTTTCTCATGTAATTGATGCTGTTAAATCACTGTCAAACCGATCACATACTCGACGGTAATAAAACTTGTACTTTGGGAAAATGACAGGCTGAACCTTGTCACGCTGATATCTCTGCAGCCAACAAACACTACAAAACCGTTGACAACTCACTGGCCTTGTGCAAGTGTTATTTATCCCCCTAGCTTCTATAGCCATATATTGTTTCCATCAGTCCTGATATAACTGCTTCCCGTTGCCAAATGTGCAGCTCTTAGAAGACCTATCAGGAAAACCCATCCATCGCAAAGCAGTCCCTGCCATTACGTCAGTATTAGAGACAGTAAAGTACATTAGGGCATTTGAACTGCTAATGGGTGTTAAGTGATTTACCACACAGGAAATAGGATGGCAAATTAAGCTCCAGTTACGTTTTGGAATGCTCCATTGCTTTCCCCCACGAAGCAATGACCTGTGATTCAATAAGTGTCAAACTCAACCAAACACGGGCAGGTAGACATTTCAACGCAGAGGAACTAGTTGCTAAAATACTCAACTAATAACAGAAATAGGACCGATTTAAATAGCAAACAGGCGTTGTGAGACTTTACTTTAAGGCcttgtaaaacagactctcaGGGAGCTCGGCTAGCTTGTTGTGCTGGAGGTCCAGGGCTTCCAGAGGGATGTGGTCAAGTAGGTCAGGCACTCTCTGCAAACAGTTGTTCCCCGCCAGCAGCTTTCTCAAACTCAAGCTGTTGAGCAGTCTGTTGGAGGCCAGAAGAGACATTAGAGAGCCTGATTAGAACGAGAGTGGGAAAAAACTGACCAACGAAAAAGCAACGCACTAAAGAAGGTCGCCAGCCTGCGCAGACTCGACCGCTAGCTAATCCACCAATGACCTATTCAGCATGGCTGCCTAAAGAGACAAGCTCTGCTGATTTCTATTCTCTCCTGAAACATCACAGAAGAGGAATATTATCTCATTTGCAAAAGCTTTTCTGAAGTCTCATTCAAGTGCTAATTCCTGTGTTGAGTATTTTTAGCAAAAGACTGGCCAGCACCTAGGGAAGGCCATATTCTACAGACTCTGACTTACACAAGaacattgattcattgattaattTCATTTGTGCCTTGTTATTTGCATGATCTTATAACCataacacatttaaatacaaaagaaagATTGAGGAGTTCAACAGCATGACTATGTGTACAGTGACACCTGATTTTCTAAATCAGAAAATTATGCAAAAttaaagataaaatgaaaaggtTCAGGATAAGTGCCAGAATAGGATCAGTGACCTGGAAGGGAGCTCAGACAGGAAGTTGTGCGTAACGTCCAGCATCTCAATTTTTCTGCAATCACACACCCAGTCCGGAAGGTACTCCAAAAGGTTCCtgtctcaacacacacacagtcacacacatagaaagacacacacaaatactcaaACTGAGCAGTTGGCATTTTGCTTTGACTAGCCCAGAAAAGTTTTGAAATGGTGATATACAGGATGCCAATATAATATCCTCCAAGGTTACTCAAGCATGCAAATGATTTCTATCtgcattttaatacaaaaatatatcgCTGTAGTCAGATCTTGAAGTTGActagaaaaagaacattttgcacatttttctTACACTGGTAATAAGCACAAGAGAGCTTATTTATAACCCCACAttgtaaacacacagcagggtGTGGAGATGCATTAGATACAGTAAGTAGAGTAAAATGGTATGTTTAGGCCAAATATGTGTCTGGTTCACTACCTCCCTGATCCTAAATAGGCAAAAGCTTGTTTAGCATCTTTGCCTGTACATACAAGCTTCCACACTTCACAAACAGCGAAGCACTGGTAAACACTTTGCACATAAAGTGCACTAAGATAAATCTATTTAAAACTATTTCAAGACAGAGTTTCTGTTCAAAGATCTGTGAACACAGAGACCGCATCCATGTCTTCTTCCCAGCCAGAACTCACTGTGATAGGTCCAAGTGTGTCAGCTGGTTGGGGACTGGATAGATGTTGACTGTTGTAAGTCCTGTGGGCAGACGAAAGCAGCAATCAGCGGCTAAACATCCGGCCCGTTCATACGCGTGTTTGTTAGATGAATGCTTCACGGGGGGGACAGCGGTGAGCACACAAACAGCCGGGAGAGGCAGTAATAGCCGCCAGTTTGACGCTCCGTTTGACTCACGGTTGCTGCTGGCGTGAAGCATGCGCAGTGTGAAACCGCCGAGTGTGAGTGTTGCGAGCTGGTTGCGCTGGCAGTGCAGGGTCTCCAGGTTGCAGACTGAGCTCAGGTCTAAGGAGTCCAAACAATTGTCCCGTAAATCCAGCTGGGTCACCTGGCTCACCGCCTCTAGACTCTCACTCTTCACGCAATGCAGCCTATTCAATCTGCATTTAGGAAGGAGCACAAGAGATGAAACATCACTTGCTATTCCTAATGCAGCAGAGGAAAAGGTTTTTGATTAAATTGAAGGCTTTTGTTGAATAGTATTAGAAGGGCATTTAGCATTATtgcaaaaatgttcaaatattcccACAGTgataattatattttaaagtaactgatttagcatttaaaaaacaaacaaattagcaTTTATTACTGGGAGAACATTATAACtattgacatatatatatatatatgtgtgtgtgtataaagtaAATTCTTTTGTCTCTTCTTTTCCCAGAGATATTTtcccaaatatataaataattctTGTTGGTCAGACTTGTCTAACCATACTCAAACCTACCTTTAAAAATAAGTAGGCAACAAAAAGTAAAGGAATTATGAGTTCAAGACTGTACTTTAAGGATCGATGTTAAGATCCAGACTCTCCTTGACCCCATCCATCCTGTTAATAACAGTTCCGCATTGATGAGCGCTGCCAGCCCTGCTAAGTCACCACACATTAATTACATTCTGCCGATGCCAAACCGCAATCCAACTCTCAAGTGGAAATTCTTTGCTAGCTGTGGGTGGAGCAGTGGTAGCTGGTTTGACCCTCAGAGCTGTATTAAAAATCAATGCGTAGAGCTGTTACCCACCACAGAGTTCCCCTTGAGCAAGATACCTAGCCTCCCACTGTTCTTGTGCAGCTTGTACAGAGCCCCCAAAATAAGTTTGGCCTTAGTTGTCTATGCcaaatgaagaggaagaaaaaaagtggaaaTCCATTTAAATGAAACTCAAGTGAACTTGTTTCGGGGGTTCCCAAATAGTGAAAGAAGGGCTGAAAGAGACGAAGGAAGTGGAGAGGATGAGGGCTGTGTATTATCTGGCTGGCCTCTTACCGGAGGTCGATGTTTTTCAGGTGGCTCATTCTGGCCAGAGTACACAACTCCAGACGCTCCACTCTGTTCCCAGCCATGGCCAGCTTGTCCACTGCGCTCAGCCTCTCCAGCACAGCGGGGATGTGAGAGAAGTTGTTAAAGGACAGCCCGAGGCTGTTGAGCTGGGACAGGCCCCCCAGATCTTCGGGCAGGGAGCTGAGATGGTTTCCATCCAAAGACAGTATCTGCAGGCTttaagaaagaggagaaaacagtTGTCTTACTTCAAAGATTCGTCTAGACATCTGTGTGTAGGAGTTGTTTACTGAGCTGCATTCTACATCATAGCAGAATATGAAAGCACAAAAGTTGCCGGATTTATCTCTCTTGACCTAATCTAATTGGATTTCGAAATACTTTAATGTAATACAATTCACTGAATCCCAATACAGGTTTTGGGAGAACATTACGTGCACAAAATAGTGCCCATCTTGTCCATACAATGACAACAACTTTTGATATTACAGAGAGTAAATAATCTTATGATGAATGATTTTCCTAGTTGATTTCCCACACTGCTTGAGGCCAACAAATTGTGTTTTCggctttgttcatttttttcccccattgttGACAACATTCAAACCAGTTAAACAATTCCAATGTTCCCTAAAATACCTAAAAGATTCGTATGGATTGCATTTGTTatacagaggacagagggactCAATCAAGTTTGTCACTACAGGTGaataaattagaatatcgtgaaaaagctcattactttcagtaattcaacttaaaagatgaaactaatataatatattatataatataatatataataataatataatatatagacataatcatcaaaattatataaaataaaggcttgaa carries:
- the phlpp2 gene encoding PH domain leucine-rich repeat-containing protein phosphatase 2 produces the protein MAMEDEDNNAAAAAAATNAKQKAADVGDDGARVDRQPDAVAHRAGQNPTSRSGPGSHAATGIRVLKRNMKRNGSRGCVTRKNRFGSRERDWLKGDTQRGCVCLYGGTVDPQPPASGPQAASTPHTDLQLVLCSTTTTVEELCAQRDGHGLYVQLHGDLVRRLDPNERPLQMLYDYLAAMGYTEPVRVQQEAANSDLSCLIRFYTEPPVNADQQERTLLKGIFNVRKGKSQLHKWAERQVILCGTCLIVASVKDSLTGKMHILPLVGGKVEEVKRRQHCLMFSSAGSQAQTYFVNFDALADYQRWHRQASKVVSQTVSLVDLSCYSLEVVPEYLFYSQDITHLNLRHNFMCLEGPGGLLNLPKFSQLKSLNLSHNRLGVFPECVCEILTLTELNLSCNSLETVPVQIGNLQSLQILSLDGNHLSSLPEDLGGLSQLNSLGLSFNNFSHIPAVLERLSAVDKLAMAGNRVERLELCTLARMSHLKNIDLRLNRLHCVKSESLEAVSQVTQLDLRDNCLDSLDLSSVCNLETLHCQRNQLATLTLGGFTLRMLHASSNRLTTVNIYPVPNQLTHLDLSQNLLEYLPDWVCDCRKIEMLDVTHNFLSELPSRLLNSLSLRKLLAGNNCLQRVPDLLDHIPLEALDLQHNKLAELPESLFYKALNLKYLNVSANALDSIPASSPSEESLSTLQELYLTANHLKENCGALLVGHQNLRVLHIAYNQLLSFPASKLSKLEMLEELNLSGNKLKAIPSTVSSCKRLHTLIAHSNNITVFPEILNLPEIKLVDLSCNELTEIQLPDSLPSTLQELDLTGNSSLLLEHKTLNLFSHITTLKLDQKSTMSAGDSQSGPTPWNHGYSEMSGQRNKLCVSVLAVDQFGDGVEACYGIFDGDRNEEVPRLLQCTMGDVLCEELQHSSIDSVYMCNTFLTSHRKLGMAGQKLGASALLCYIHHEPSDPGGYFSLTVANVGTCQAVLCRDGRPVPLSKVYSLENCTEEMERVKLSKAIITEDNKVSGVTCCSRLLGCSYLSPWVLPKPWVHTEPLCTKDEFLILGNRALFERVSYQEAVCTVQAVRDPRAAAKKLCSLAQSYGCKDNIEAAVVSLHIVEDSCTCEPPVSSTEPRCPPPIAAPAPVTVTLGPTDPVALSSNGGNVAELNSEASTSEMGSEAGSTASDEHPSSAPASRPERRCSLHPATTLCGIMVPGAVGAGTHLGLFQRQPSCTTFSSNHSDNGLDSDDEAPLEGVISNGSKLEVEVDIHCCAFQLRSGLPESSKDSDLDYPNGKMRRQNSVVVSATNGCLLAVCGREMADLKKSPSTSSLFGKKLSNGSVVAPEDSHNLIEVALEAPKKKSGYFTAPAQQDPEDQLIVPPSLEQEVREQLRGHSALVSALPLAPLAAIPPSCKDSVWDHSHPPAFPSNLVPGPGPVPLPQHEVYDTAL